In one window of Thermotoga sp. Mc24 DNA:
- a CDS encoding ABC transporter substrate-binding protein, whose product MFRKVLWSLLVVIFTAQILAIGLNEIVPGEYYNLTDYERLTGKKITKFNESPMLKEMVEKGLLPPVEERLPKNPVVVTPYESIGKYGGTWNRAWYGLSDEWNAGRICYEFMVISDKAGKSLLPDVLESLEVSKDGREYTMRIRRGLKWSDGEPVTTKDVEFWYHDILLNESLTPSIPSVFQPGGKVFKLEIVDDYTFKVIFEEPYPLFPFALAGDGGRAGIEFVVPSHYIKKFHPKYIGLEQAEKIAKENGYSSWYQFVSDKCLQTNSWLVNPDLPILFPWKLSKESSERALILERNPYYFKVDPEGNQLPYIDRIIFHYVENQQMLLMKAISGEIDMQGRHLTVADYSILAANREKGGYKLILARQAVGSADTLMINQNYTDDPVIGEILRDPRFRQAISLAVNREEIWQLVYQGLGEPRQASFVKGVKYYDPEWEKAFAEYNPERANQLLDEMGLKWNPSRTYRLRPDGKKLEIVIEYTTPSQTREKTMEMVKSYLEKVGISVILKPIDRSLYVTRLEAGQLQIGVWEFDRNIDPVGDPAHILGSQWAPLTWQWYNSGKKTGMPPEEGTDMWKLYEIWDQIVKEVAPEKRDELMKEIINLHKKNIWMVGFVGALPQPIVVKENFKNVPQGLLWDFPLIRSPKNFRPEQFYFE is encoded by the coding sequence ATGTTCAGGAAAGTTCTGTGGAGTCTTCTTGTAGTAATCTTCACAGCTCAGATTCTTGCCATTGGACTCAACGAAATCGTTCCCGGTGAGTATTACAATCTCACTGATTACGAACGTCTGACGGGTAAGAAGATCACGAAATTCAACGAATCACCGATGCTGAAAGAGATGGTTGAGAAAGGACTGCTTCCACCTGTGGAGGAAAGGCTTCCGAAGAATCCGGTTGTGGTAACGCCGTATGAAAGCATTGGAAAATATGGCGGTACCTGGAACAGAGCATGGTACGGATTGTCAGATGAATGGAACGCTGGTCGTATTTGTTACGAGTTTATGGTAATTTCAGACAAAGCGGGTAAAAGCCTGTTGCCTGATGTTCTTGAGAGCTTAGAAGTGTCTAAAGACGGTAGAGAATATACAATGAGAATTAGAAGAGGATTGAAGTGGTCTGATGGAGAACCTGTTACCACGAAAGATGTTGAATTCTGGTATCATGACATTTTACTTAACGAATCACTTACTCCTTCCATACCTTCAGTTTTCCAGCCAGGTGGGAAAGTTTTCAAATTGGAGATTGTCGATGATTACACTTTCAAAGTGATTTTCGAAGAGCCTTATCCACTATTTCCATTTGCTCTAGCTGGTGATGGAGGAAGAGCGGGAATTGAATTCGTTGTTCCTTCACATTACATAAAAAAATTTCATCCAAAGTACATTGGTTTAGAACAAGCAGAAAAAATAGCAAAGGAAAATGGATATAGTTCTTGGTATCAATTCGTTAGTGACAAATGCTTGCAAACCAATTCTTGGCTGGTTAATCCCGACCTCCCGATTCTTTTCCCCTGGAAATTGTCTAAAGAATCTTCAGAGAGAGCGTTAATACTTGAAAGAAATCCGTATTACTTCAAAGTTGATCCTGAAGGAAATCAATTACCGTACATCGATAGAATCATATTCCATTATGTTGAAAATCAACAGATGTTGTTGATGAAAGCTATATCTGGGGAAATAGATATGCAGGGGAGACATTTAACAGTCGCAGATTATTCAATACTTGCAGCTAATAGAGAAAAAGGCGGTTACAAATTGATCCTTGCAAGGCAGGCCGTTGGTAGTGCCGATACCCTCATGATAAATCAAAACTACACTGACGATCCTGTTATAGGTGAAATATTAAGGGATCCTAGATTCAGGCAAGCTATTTCCTTGGCTGTAAACAGGGAAGAAATATGGCAATTGGTCTACCAAGGGCTCGGTGAACCGCGACAAGCTTCTTTCGTAAAAGGCGTAAAATATTACGATCCAGAGTGGGAAAAAGCATTTGCCGAATATAATCCAGAGAGAGCGAATCAACTACTAGATGAAATGGGGCTCAAATGGAATCCTTCTCGTACCTATAGGTTAAGGCCAGATGGTAAGAAATTGGAAATTGTTATTGAATACACAACTCCTTCCCAAACTAGAGAAAAAACAATGGAAATGGTCAAATCTTATCTTGAGAAAGTTGGAATAAGTGTTATTTTGAAACCTATAGATAGATCATTGTATGTTACAAGATTGGAAGCGGGTCAACTGCAAATAGGAGTATGGGAATTCGACAGGAACATAGATCCTGTTGGCGATCCTGCCCACATTTTGGGTAGTCAATGGGCGCCTCTTACCTGGCAGTGGTACAACAGTGGTAAAAAAACTGGTATGCCACCAGAAGAGGGAACCGATATGTGGAAACTATATGAAATATGGGATCAAATTGTCAAAGAAGTGGCCCCAGAAAAACGAGATGAACTAATGAAAGAAATAATCAACCTTCATAAGAAAAATATTTGGATGGTGGGTTTTGTAGGAGCTCTGCCCCAGCCTATCGTGGTGAAAGAGAATTTCAAAAATGTTCCGCAAGGTCTACTCTGGGATTTTCCGCTGATAAGAAGTCCGAAGAATTTCAGGCCTGAACAATTTTACTTTGAGTGA
- the rhaD gene encoding rhamnulose-1-phosphate aldolase, which translates to MRETIREIQKVAYWLAIKGLSEANAGNISVRLDERPEGYEVKSVNEYGFDYDGPEMYLLITATGSRMREIYEDDSKICLLHVLPGKNYEILHGNGKPTSEFPTHLMIHAKFKEMNPEKKAIVHTHPLNLLTLMNLKDFQELLPKMMKIHPEVLIFFPQGISVVEFEKPGSVELGLKTVEKSEGKDAVLWDKHGVVAFGKDVAEAYDRVEILEKAAEILLRVLSLGRNPTGVPEGWL; encoded by the coding sequence ATGAGAGAGACGATAAGAGAGATTCAAAAAGTAGCTTACTGGCTTGCCATAAAGGGCCTTTCCGAGGCGAACGCAGGGAACATCTCCGTCAGACTGGATGAAAGACCAGAAGGATACGAGGTCAAGAGTGTGAACGAATACGGGTTCGATTACGACGGTCCCGAGATGTACCTTCTGATCACGGCAACGGGCTCGAGAATGAGGGAAATCTACGAAGACGACAGCAAGATCTGTCTTCTTCACGTCCTTCCGGGGAAAAACTACGAAATACTCCATGGAAACGGAAAGCCCACCAGCGAGTTTCCCACACACCTCATGATCCACGCAAAATTCAAGGAGATGAATCCGGAAAAGAAAGCCATCGTTCATACTCACCCTCTGAACCTGCTCACTCTGATGAACCTGAAGGACTTTCAGGAACTTCTTCCGAAGATGATGAAGATTCATCCGGAAGTTTTGATCTTTTTCCCGCAGGGAATCTCCGTCGTTGAGTTCGAAAAACCTGGCAGTGTGGAACTCGGCCTGAAGACGGTGGAGAAGTCAGAAGGGAAAGATGCAGTTCTCTGGGACAAGCACGGTGTTGTGGCTTTCGGAAAAGATGTCGCAGAAGCGTACGACAGGGTCGAGATCCTGGAAAAAGCGGCGGAGATCCTTTTGAGAGTGCTCAGCCTCGGAAGAAATCCCACGGGTGTTCCGGAGGGATGGCTGTGA
- a CDS encoding DeoR/GlpR family DNA-binding transcription regulator yields the protein MKEERLKEILDIVDRNGFISMKDLQEQLGVSMITVRRDVAELVKRNLVKKVHGGIRKVNYFEKETDFMKRLSINREAKEKIAQLALNFIEDGDIIFLDASTTAHIFAKHLASSQKSVHVITNNLLTAMELSKNSDISVVLLTGKVNPENLAVEGSLTIECGKKFSVKKAFVSCRGVTAEEGTYEINTMEMGIKGIFVERAEEIFVLADSSKIGRRSLAHLIPAEKIDHLITDRKPPENQYEIFREKGVEIVY from the coding sequence ATGAAAGAGGAAAGATTGAAGGAAATCCTCGATATCGTTGACAGAAACGGTTTCATCAGCATGAAGGATCTTCAGGAACAACTCGGCGTTTCGATGATCACCGTGAGGAGAGACGTCGCGGAACTGGTGAAAAGGAATTTGGTGAAAAAAGTACATGGTGGCATAAGGAAGGTGAATTATTTTGAAAAGGAAACAGACTTCATGAAACGACTCTCAATAAACAGAGAAGCAAAAGAGAAAATTGCCCAGCTTGCACTGAACTTCATCGAAGATGGAGACATTATCTTCCTGGATGCAAGCACCACCGCGCATATCTTTGCCAAACACCTGGCCTCGTCTCAAAAGTCCGTTCATGTCATCACAAACAACCTGCTCACAGCAATGGAGCTCTCGAAGAACTCCGATATAAGCGTTGTTCTGCTCACAGGAAAGGTGAATCCGGAGAACCTGGCTGTGGAAGGCTCTCTGACGATAGAGTGTGGGAAAAAATTCTCCGTGAAAAAAGCCTTTGTCTCCTGCAGAGGAGTGACTGCGGAAGAAGGAACCTACGAAATAAACACCATGGAAATGGGAATAAAAGGAATTTTCGTGGAAAGAGCGGAAGAGATCTTCGTCCTTGCTGATTCCAGCAAGATCGGGAGGAGATCTCTGGCACACCTGATACCCGCAGAAAAAATCGATCATCTCATCACCGACAGAAAACCTCCAGAAAATCAGTATGAAATATTCAGGGAAAAAGGTGTGGAAATTGTTTATTGA
- the aglA gene encoding alpha-glucosidase AglA — MSNIVFVGAGSVRYTIKLVGDLAKTPDLYGSRLVLMDIDEERLKATYILVTKYLRELNAEYTVEQTTSLEEALEGADFVINTALYRAPGHEDGYVHYEIMREVGERHGYYRGIDSQELNMVSDYYTLSNYNHLKMSLDIAKAVEKIAPNAWILQTANPVFEITQLVKRLTKARIVGFCHGYAHVFHLAKVLGVEPEELDWQVAGVNHAIWMNRFRCRGEDLYPKLDEWIEENASRWEPKNPWDVDFSPAAIDMYRFYGMYPIGDTVRSGTWKYHYDLETKKRWYGKFGGIDNEVERPKFYESLREQRKRLMELAKEVEKDPTIELTKVWPEVFTTGSESVEQHIPFINALVNDKKARLVLNIENRGVIKGIPDDVVVEVPVVVDKEGIHPEKIEPDLTDRIKKFYLLPRILRMEWTLEAFISGDRRVLEEILVRDPRTRSYEQVVAVIDDILNLPFNEEMKKHYGS, encoded by the coding sequence ATGTCGAACATAGTATTTGTAGGAGCGGGGAGTGTGAGGTACACGATCAAGCTGGTAGGGGACCTGGCGAAGACACCGGATTTGTATGGGTCGAGACTGGTATTGATGGACATCGACGAAGAAAGGTTGAAAGCAACGTACATTCTCGTCACGAAGTACCTCAGGGAACTGAATGCAGAGTACACAGTGGAACAGACGACAAGCCTTGAGGAGGCACTTGAAGGGGCAGACTTTGTCATCAACACAGCCCTCTACAGGGCACCAGGGCACGAAGACGGATACGTACACTACGAGATCATGAGGGAAGTAGGGGAAAGGCATGGCTACTACAGAGGGATAGACAGCCAGGAGCTGAACATGGTCTCGGACTACTACACACTCAGCAACTACAACCACCTGAAGATGAGTCTTGATATAGCAAAGGCAGTGGAGAAGATAGCACCGAATGCGTGGATACTGCAGACGGCCAATCCCGTTTTTGAGATCACCCAGCTTGTGAAGAGGCTTACGAAGGCGAGGATAGTGGGTTTCTGTCACGGATATGCGCACGTGTTTCACCTTGCGAAGGTACTCGGTGTGGAGCCAGAGGAATTAGACTGGCAGGTAGCAGGGGTGAACCATGCGATATGGATGAACAGGTTCAGATGCAGAGGGGAAGATCTCTATCCGAAGCTGGACGAATGGATAGAGGAGAACGCGTCGCGATGGGAGCCGAAGAATCCATGGGATGTGGACTTTTCACCTGCAGCGATAGACATGTACAGGTTCTACGGGATGTACCCGATAGGGGACACGGTGAGGAGTGGGACATGGAAATACCACTACGATCTTGAGACGAAGAAGAGATGGTACGGGAAGTTTGGGGGGATAGACAACGAAGTGGAAAGGCCGAAGTTCTACGAGAGTTTGAGGGAGCAGAGGAAGAGGCTGATGGAACTTGCGAAAGAAGTAGAGAAAGATCCGACGATAGAGCTGACGAAGGTGTGGCCTGAGGTGTTCACAACAGGCAGTGAGAGTGTAGAACAGCACATACCTTTCATCAACGCGCTTGTGAATGACAAGAAGGCGAGGCTTGTATTGAACATAGAGAACAGAGGGGTGATAAAGGGGATACCGGACGATGTAGTGGTGGAGGTGCCAGTGGTAGTTGATAAAGAGGGGATACATCCGGAGAAGATAGAGCCTGATCTTACAGACAGGATCAAGAAGTTCTATCTTCTTCCGAGGATACTCAGGATGGAGTGGACACTTGAGGCGTTCATATCTGGTGACAGGAGGGTTCTGGAGGAGATCCTCGTCAGGGATCCAAGAACCAGATCCTACGAACAGGTCGTCGCTGTTATTGATGATATCCTTAACCTCCCCTTCAACGAGGAAATGAAGAAGCATTACGGCAGTTGA
- a CDS encoding alpha-L-rhamnosidase encodes MNLEELKNPGVWYRPAPFWSWNDKLCEEELLRQIDEMYEKGYGGFFMHSRVGLVTEYLSEEWMRLVRSCAEHARKLGMLAWLYDEDRWPSGFAGGIVPLEKPEHRHKYLTLLKKDQIKPEDEILKKIERDGEEFYVVKRVMKLGDPWFNGTCYVDLLSRETTEAFLRSTHERYKKSCGDLFRVSIPGIFTDEPTYLRVHHPKEPTLPWTERFPEEFLRRKGYDIRDHLEELFFNVKDYMKVRYDFFDVATSLFIENFTIPYAKWCEENGIFMTGHYMAEDTLRGQVEWIGAAMPHYEYMQIPGIDKLARHLEQVVTIKQVSSAAEQLGKKWVLCETFGTTGQHVSFLHRKWIADWQAVLGVTYINPHLSLYSMRGERKRDYPPNLFYQQPWWKNERFLSDYFARLNHIVTQGKREVKVLMIHPISSAWCVYSKFDDEIDKLNELFDTITKELVANKIDFHFGDEMILSKHGRVKEAKLRVGEYEYEVVVLPPLLNLKSSTVELLNSLAENGGKVFVLKDFRYGRFFPERVEGKKGRIEFLKKARVFETLEDLIEELKPFFSVDVLDTKTKENAKAVIAQKRVLEDGSYLLFLANTDIDREVHCHLELKEKRKHTYAIDLFDFKLVELKENEFVMFPASSVCIWVTDEEVPAEDEKVVSTGVLLEKEFDFETALNDFEVKMNSFNVLPVDRVEYFEAGGRVFRNEFVSKIWYEFYRLPDGTPFRVEYSFEVRKKPQKLFLVVECAENLDRITVNGREVRYERKSCIFNEEQNFLDVNFGKMEITDLVREGKNTVVLEGRKENNITGPGCHTRVKDPENHRPTEVETIYLVGDFSLVNVDETRYVIDAPKVPDHRDITRDGYPFYVGSFTLKKIFECKKDPGKRYFLKLNGVEAASVEVILNGKFLGVLFWRPFMIDITDALRNGKNELQLVLTNTLFNLIEANHKADVLEETFRRPKSFIDFEHHTDRYILLPFGLENVAVLSSSSR; translated from the coding sequence ATGAACCTGGAAGAACTGAAAAATCCGGGTGTGTGGTACAGACCCGCTCCCTTCTGGAGCTGGAACGATAAGTTGTGCGAGGAGGAACTTCTAAGGCAGATAGACGAAATGTATGAGAAGGGCTACGGAGGCTTCTTCATGCACTCGAGAGTGGGGCTTGTAACGGAATACCTCTCTGAGGAGTGGATGAGACTCGTAAGAAGCTGTGCAGAACACGCCAGAAAACTCGGGATGCTCGCCTGGCTCTACGATGAGGACAGATGGCCTTCCGGATTCGCTGGAGGAATCGTGCCACTCGAAAAACCGGAACACAGGCACAAATACCTCACACTCTTGAAAAAGGATCAGATCAAACCAGAAGATGAGATCCTGAAAAAGATAGAAAGAGACGGCGAAGAATTCTACGTGGTAAAACGCGTTATGAAGCTTGGTGATCCGTGGTTCAACGGAACCTGCTACGTCGATCTGCTCTCAAGAGAGACCACAGAGGCGTTTCTCAGATCGACACACGAGAGGTACAAAAAATCGTGCGGTGATCTTTTCAGAGTCTCCATCCCCGGGATCTTCACCGATGAACCCACCTATCTGAGAGTGCATCACCCCAAAGAACCCACACTCCCCTGGACAGAACGATTTCCAGAGGAGTTTTTGAGGCGAAAGGGATACGACATCAGAGACCACTTAGAAGAACTCTTCTTCAACGTGAAGGACTACATGAAGGTGAGATACGATTTCTTCGATGTTGCGACGAGTCTGTTCATCGAAAACTTCACGATCCCGTACGCGAAGTGGTGTGAAGAAAACGGCATCTTCATGACGGGACACTACATGGCAGAAGATACACTCAGAGGACAGGTGGAGTGGATAGGTGCCGCGATGCCACACTACGAATACATGCAGATACCGGGAATAGACAAACTCGCCAGACACCTGGAACAGGTGGTCACGATAAAGCAGGTTTCATCGGCGGCAGAGCAGTTAGGGAAGAAATGGGTGCTCTGCGAAACGTTCGGTACAACGGGTCAGCACGTGAGTTTTCTGCACAGAAAATGGATAGCGGACTGGCAGGCGGTTCTCGGTGTCACGTACATAAACCCGCATCTCAGTCTTTACTCGATGAGAGGAGAGAGAAAGAGGGACTACCCACCGAATCTCTTCTATCAACAGCCTTGGTGGAAGAACGAAAGATTCCTGTCGGATTACTTTGCAAGACTGAACCACATCGTCACACAGGGAAAGAGAGAGGTCAAAGTGCTCATGATACATCCCATCTCCTCAGCGTGGTGTGTGTATTCTAAGTTCGATGACGAGATCGATAAGCTCAACGAGCTCTTCGATACGATCACAAAGGAACTCGTTGCGAACAAGATAGACTTCCACTTCGGCGACGAGATGATCCTCTCAAAACATGGAAGAGTGAAAGAGGCAAAACTGAGAGTAGGAGAGTACGAATACGAAGTCGTGGTGCTGCCACCGCTCCTGAATCTGAAAAGTTCTACTGTGGAACTTTTGAACTCACTGGCAGAAAACGGTGGTAAGGTCTTTGTTTTGAAGGATTTCAGGTACGGCAGGTTCTTCCCGGAAAGAGTGGAAGGAAAGAAGGGAAGAATCGAATTCCTCAAAAAGGCTCGTGTTTTTGAAACGCTCGAAGATCTCATCGAAGAACTCAAACCCTTCTTTTCTGTGGATGTTCTGGATACGAAAACGAAAGAGAATGCAAAAGCGGTGATCGCGCAGAAGAGAGTGCTGGAAGACGGATCTTATCTTCTCTTTCTTGCGAACACGGACATCGACCGGGAAGTGCACTGCCATCTGGAACTGAAGGAAAAGAGAAAACACACGTACGCGATAGACCTGTTCGATTTCAAATTGGTGGAGCTGAAGGAAAACGAGTTTGTCATGTTCCCAGCGTCGAGTGTTTGTATCTGGGTAACGGACGAGGAGGTTCCTGCGGAAGATGAGAAAGTGGTTTCAACAGGAGTTCTTCTGGAGAAAGAATTCGATTTCGAGACGGCACTGAACGATTTCGAAGTGAAGATGAACTCTTTCAACGTTCTTCCAGTGGACAGGGTGGAGTATTTTGAAGCGGGTGGAAGGGTTTTCAGGAACGAGTTCGTCTCGAAGATCTGGTACGAGTTCTACAGGTTACCGGATGGTACACCGTTCAGGGTGGAGTACTCTTTCGAGGTCAGGAAAAAGCCTCAAAAACTCTTTCTCGTCGTTGAGTGCGCGGAAAATCTTGACAGAATCACGGTGAACGGTCGAGAGGTGAGGTACGAAAGAAAAAGCTGCATTTTCAACGAGGAACAGAATTTCCTGGATGTGAACTTTGGAAAGATGGAGATCACAGATCTCGTCAGAGAAGGAAAGAACACGGTTGTTCTGGAGGGAAGAAAAGAAAACAACATCACAGGCCCGGGGTGTCACACGAGGGTGAAAGATCCAGAGAATCACAGGCCAACAGAGGTGGAGACGATATATCTTGTGGGAGATTTTTCACTTGTGAACGTGGACGAGACGAGGTACGTGATCGATGCACCCAAGGTACCGGATCACAGGGACATCACACGGGACGGGTACCCGTTCTATGTGGGATCCTTCACGCTCAAAAAGATATTTGAGTGTAAAAAAGACCCGGGGAAAAGATACTTCCTCAAGCTGAACGGTGTGGAGGCGGCCTCGGTCGAGGTGATTCTGAACGGGAAGTTCCTGGGCGTTCTTTTCTGGAGACCTTTCATGATAGATATTACAGATGCTCTGAGAAATGGAAAAAACGAACTCCAACTCGTCCTCACAAACACACTGTTCAACCTCATAGAGGCGAACCACAAGGCAGACGTTCTCGAGGAGACCTTCAGAAGACCGAAGAGCTTCATAGATTTCGAGCACCACACGGACAGATACATCCTGCTGCCCTTCGGCCTGGAAAACGTCGCCGTTCTCAGCTCTTCTTCACGATGA
- a CDS encoding rhamnulokinase codes for MAVKVLSIDLGATNGKIYEVELKDRLTVKEIKRFRTEGTFLPGKDREHFVWNLPGFYEEIKGVLEVSDAQSVGVDTWGVDFALLDENGRLVSLPYHYRDVRTKGVMKKAFEVVPKDEIFQRTGIQFMEINTLYQLYSMVLSNDPFLKTTKHLLMIPDVFNFWLSGEMVSEYTIASTSQCYSVPDGEWAYDLLEKLSIPTEIFPKVVPPGTILGKCRVKKGINVIATACHDTASAVVAVPLEGEGIYISSGTWFLVGTELERPLLSKEALERNFTNEGGYGKIRFLKNATGMWLLEECNRIWKKDYSEIIESARNAPGFQAFLDPDREEFLHPGNMPERIRNYLERTGQKILERIGEISRLIFESLAFNCRWIVEQIKELTGKRYGKIHVVGGAVRNDLLMSFIASATGKTVVAGPVDATPIGNALVQLITLGAIADINEARKIVKESFELKTFEPENMEEWNEGYEEWKKYKEVEI; via the coding sequence ATGGCTGTGAAGGTCCTCTCGATCGATCTTGGAGCAACGAACGGAAAGATCTACGAGGTGGAGTTGAAAGACAGGTTGACGGTGAAAGAAATAAAGAGATTCAGAACAGAAGGAACCTTTCTTCCTGGGAAGGATAGAGAACACTTCGTGTGGAATCTTCCCGGGTTCTACGAGGAGATAAAGGGTGTTCTTGAGGTCTCTGACGCACAGTCTGTTGGGGTGGATACATGGGGTGTGGATTTTGCCTTACTCGACGAAAACGGAAGACTCGTATCTCTTCCCTATCACTACAGAGATGTGAGAACGAAGGGAGTCATGAAAAAGGCCTTCGAAGTGGTTCCAAAAGATGAGATATTCCAGAGAACGGGTATACAGTTCATGGAGATAAACACGCTCTATCAGCTGTATTCCATGGTGCTCTCGAACGATCCGTTCTTGAAGACGACAAAGCACCTTCTGATGATCCCCGACGTGTTCAACTTCTGGCTTTCTGGAGAGATGGTGAGTGAGTACACCATCGCGAGCACTTCTCAGTGCTACAGCGTGCCGGATGGGGAATGGGCGTACGACCTTCTCGAAAAACTCTCCATTCCCACTGAGATCTTTCCAAAGGTGGTTCCGCCGGGTACCATCCTGGGAAAATGCAGAGTGAAAAAAGGTATAAACGTGATCGCCACCGCCTGTCACGACACCGCTTCCGCTGTTGTTGCTGTACCGCTTGAAGGGGAAGGAATCTACATCAGCTCTGGAACGTGGTTTCTTGTGGGAACGGAGCTGGAAAGACCACTTCTGAGCAAAGAGGCACTGGAGAGAAATTTCACGAACGAAGGTGGGTACGGGAAGATCAGGTTTCTAAAAAACGCAACGGGCATGTGGCTTCTGGAAGAGTGCAACAGAATCTGGAAGAAGGATTATTCGGAGATCATCGAATCGGCCAGGAATGCCCCTGGTTTCCAGGCGTTTCTCGATCCCGATAGAGAAGAGTTTCTCCACCCTGGAAACATGCCGGAGAGGATCAGAAATTATCTTGAAAGAACGGGCCAGAAAATCCTGGAGAGGATCGGAGAAATCTCCCGGCTCATCTTCGAATCCCTTGCGTTCAACTGCAGATGGATCGTGGAGCAGATCAAAGAACTCACCGGCAAAAGATACGGGAAAATCCACGTGGTGGGTGGAGCTGTGAGAAACGATCTTTTGATGAGTTTCATAGCCAGTGCGACGGGGAAGACGGTGGTGGCGGGTCCTGTGGACGCCACTCCCATCGGGAACGCACTCGTTCAGCTGATCACCCTGGGAGCGATAGCAGACATCAACGAAGCCAGAAAGATCGTGAAAGAATCCTTCGAATTGAAAACGTTCGAGCCGGAAAATATGGAAGAGTGGAACGAGGGCTACGAAGAGTGGAAGAAATACAAAGAGGTGGAAATATGA
- a CDS encoding sensory rhodopsin transducer yields MNGARKWFFPDGYIPNGKRGYLASHESLCIMNTGDETAKIRITFLFEDSEPVVHEVEISPMKSLHLRLDKLGIPKCKPYSIMAESSVPVVMQLSRLDAGKDHYTLMTTIGYWEE; encoded by the coding sequence ATGAACGGTGCCAGAAAATGGTTCTTTCCAGATGGTTACATTCCAAATGGGAAAAGAGGATATCTTGCTTCCCATGAATCTCTGTGTATCATGAATACGGGTGATGAAACAGCAAAAATAAGGATCACGTTCCTCTTCGAAGACTCTGAACCAGTTGTTCATGAAGTAGAAATTTCACCAATGAAGAGTTTGCACCTGAGACTGGACAAACTTGGTATACCAAAATGTAAGCCTTACAGCATAATGGCGGAAAGCAGTGTGCCGGTTGTTATGCAACTTTCACGCCTTGACGCTGGAAAGGATCACTACACTCTTATGACAACCATCGGTTATTGGGAGGAGTGA
- the rhaI gene encoding L-rhamnose isomerase, whose protein sequence is MEKIFEELDELMFELPSWAFSDAGTRFAVFHEEGAARNVFERIEDAALVHRLTGCCPSVALHIPWDKVENWEELREFAEEKGLKIGAINPNLFQDPDYKYGSLTNPSEKIRKKAIAHVMECVDIAEKTGSKVISLWLADGTDYPGQDDFRSRKKRLEESLRYIYENMPADMYLLIEYKFFEPAFYHTDIPDWGMSYLLSEKLGERALVLVDLGHHPQGTNIEYIVATLLSEKKLGGFHLNNRKYADDDLTIASINPYEVFLIFKEIVFAWRDPELSDSAKKVVLMFDQAHITKPKILAMIQSVLIAQELFTKALLIDENLLREAQKNYDVVEAEEILLDAFRTDVRPILREYRRQKGLPEDPLRVFREEDYMEKRRRERR, encoded by the coding sequence ATGGAAAAGATTTTTGAAGAACTCGACGAGCTGATGTTCGAACTTCCCTCCTGGGCGTTCAGCGATGCAGGAACGAGGTTTGCCGTCTTCCACGAAGAAGGAGCCGCCCGGAACGTTTTCGAACGAATAGAAGACGCCGCTCTCGTTCATCGTCTCACAGGTTGTTGTCCTTCCGTTGCCCTTCACATTCCCTGGGACAAAGTGGAAAACTGGGAGGAACTGAGAGAGTTTGCTGAAGAGAAAGGCTTGAAGATAGGTGCAATCAACCCGAATCTGTTTCAGGATCCTGATTATAAGTACGGAAGCCTCACGAATCCCAGCGAAAAGATCAGAAAAAAAGCGATCGCTCACGTGATGGAGTGCGTGGACATAGCCGAAAAAACTGGTTCAAAGGTGATCAGTCTGTGGCTCGCGGACGGAACGGACTATCCCGGTCAGGACGATTTCCGCTCCAGGAAGAAAAGGCTCGAAGAGTCCCTGAGGTACATCTACGAGAACATGCCGGCCGACATGTATCTCCTCATAGAGTACAAGTTCTTCGAGCCCGCTTTTTATCACACAGACATTCCAGACTGGGGAATGAGCTATCTCCTTTCGGAAAAATTGGGAGAACGTGCTCTTGTACTCGTCGACCTAGGGCATCATCCCCAAGGAACGAACATAGAGTACATCGTTGCAACACTTCTGTCTGAGAAGAAACTCGGAGGCTTTCATCTGAACAACAGGAAATACGCAGATGACGATCTCACGATCGCCTCCATAAATCCGTACGAGGTGTTTTTGATCTTCAAGGAGATCGTCTTTGCATGGAGAGATCCTGAACTCTCTGATTCTGCAAAGAAGGTGGTTCTCATGTTCGATCAGGCCCACATCACAAAACCGAAGATCCTCGCGATGATACAATCTGTTTTGATCGCCCAGGAACTTTTCACAAAGGCACTTCTCATAGACGAAAATCTACTGAGAGAGGCTCAGAAAAACTACGACGTGGTTGAAGCAGAAGAAATTCTCCTCGATGCGTTTCGAACAGACGTAAGGCCGATTCTGAGGGAGTACAGAAGGCAGAAGGGTCTTCCGGAGGATCCGCTCAGAGTCTTTCGGGAAGAAGACTACATGGAAAAAAGAAGGAGAGAGAGACGATGA